The nucleotide sequence GTGTAATTCTTCAGCCTGTTCTTCTGAATCTTCATCAAAATTGTCTTCAAGTTCAATATATTTTTCTATTAATTCTTTAAGTTCACTCATAGTATCACTAAAAATAATTCTTGTAAAAATAAGTTTTTTAAAACAAATGAACATTCTCTTCCTAAACACCACTAAAGGAATACAAACGAATGCTCATTTCAACCATCACCATTGTTCATATTATAAAAAAATAGTACATAACAATATGAACAATACTATTTAGATTTTTAACATATATAAAGTTTTAGTTTCTAGAAGGTACTTTCAATAGCTTTAATCATGTTATAGATAATTTTATTTGTACTTACATTGATATTATTGACTTCACCCAGTTGAATTACCTTGCCTGTTAAAGAATCAATCTCGGTTTTTATGTGCTTTTGAATATCCTGTTGGGTTGAAGAATAATGATTATAAGTGTCTGGAACAAGCTTTGAGTAGAATATATCTTTGTAGTCATCTGATGAGTCCCAAAACGTTGTGTATGGGGATGATTTAATCACTTCAAAGATTTCATCGATAATATCATTCATGATTTCAAGAGTGTAGGGGTTTTCTGTAAGTTCGCCGTAAGTCTTGTTTAAGATTGCACCTAAAGGATTTAATGTGCAGTTGTAAAGCATCTTGGCCCACAGGTACTTGTCAACTTCATCTGTTACTTCACATTTGATTCCGGATTTTGTAATTAAATCTGCAATTTCTTGTAAATGAGAAGGGTCTTCATTTTGAAGAGATCCCAATAGTATTGGTTCGGTGTATACAGTCACTTCGCTGATGTATCTTTCAGGTCTGGTGAAGCCGGTGATGACACGTGCGCAATATACCTGATTTTTTAAGAAGTATTTTAGGTAGGGTTCATCGTTTCCAAAACCATTCTGGAATATGATTATTTTTGTATCACTTTTTAATATTTCCCTGTGATTGTTTAGGTTTTGTGCAATATTTTCATTAGCGGTTGTCTTGGATGCAATGAAAATATAGTCAAAAGTGTCCTTTGGTATACTTTCATAAGTTTCATAAACAGGAATGTCTTTAATTTCATAGTGTGTGAAAAGTCCTGTTCTTCTGATTCCGTTTTCTTTAATTGATTTTGCGGTTTCACCAGTTGCATAAATTGATACATTTGCTCCCTGGGAAGCAACTGATGTTGCAATTCCGATTCCTACTCCTCCGGCACCGATTAATAATATGTTCATTTTATTCACCATTTATATTTATATTGCTTAATATTTTTAAATTTTCTTAAATCATTTTTACTTTACTTTTTTATCAATTAAAATTAAATTATATTTTATTTTTATTCAATTAACTTGAAGTTTTATATATTACTAGTATGAATAAATAATAATGTAAAGTTGATTTATTTTTTTTAATCTTAACTTTATAAATTTATTAAACGAAGTGATTGAATGAATACGGATAAAAAAATTTTTATTTGTGCACTTCTTGCATTAATGATACTGTTATGTATTAATGGAGTAAGTGCACAGGATACAATAGATAAAAATTTAACTGAGTCCGATACTGGTGAAGGGGTGATAGGAGATGATTCATCTCTTGAAGCTCTTGAAGTTTCGGATAGCGGGGAGAAATTAGGTGCTGAACGCACTGTTAATAATTATAATGAACTTGTAACAGCTTGTACTGAAGCTGCTGATGGTGATACAATAATATTGAATGATGGAACTTATGAATTTCCAGAAAGTAGTGGATCAATATATTTAACATCCTCTACAGGTAGTGGAAATTATGCTAAATCTCTAACATTTAAAGGGCAAACTAAAAATGGGGTTACTATAATCTCTCACGGGGATTATGCTATTTTCCAAGCTACAGACAATTATAATTTAAAATTACAAAATTTAAATTTTAAGGATATTACAGTTTCAGGTTCTAGTGTTGTTTTCACTAGTTCATCTGCAAATTTGAATATTGTTGACTGTAATTTCGAAAATTGTAAACTCGGATGGGGAACTATTCGTTCTTCAAGCGCTGGAGCAAATACAATTAGTGGAGTAAATATTTTAAATTGTGAACAAACTGCAAATAAAGCAGCTGCTACTGCTTTAACTTTCACTAGAGCTTCTACAGTTAATGTGGAAAAAGTTTTAATAGATTCGCCTAAATATTCACTTACTGGTGCTACTGCTAAGGGAGTAATTTATTTATCAAATAATAATGTAAAAGCAACATTTGATGATTTAACAATTAAAAACAGTGCTGGAATAAAAACATCTTTGATATATTGTGCTGGTAAGGTATCAATCAGAAATTCTAATATATTAGATAATACTGTTGAATCAACTAAAATTATACATAATGCTGGAACTTTAACAATTGAGCAGACAATTTTTTCTAATAATGTTGCTACTGGTTCTAATTCAGTATTAATTAGTGATGTTGGATCAACTTCTGTTAAATCAAATTTAACTTTAAATTATAATAATATTGCAGATAATACAGTTGATAAAATTTATAGTTATAATGATGTTACTAAAGTTGTAACAGCAACAGCTAATTATAATTATTGGGGTGCAAATTATGATAATACTGATGCTGTAAAAACAGCAACCAATATTGACCAAACTACTTGGGTTAATAAAAATGGAGATACTTTTGTTGACCAATCTGGTAATGCTTTAGCTGAATCAATACCAACTCCATCTGCAACTCCTGCAGCGGGTGATATATATGTATCATCAACAGGGGATGATGCTAAAGATGGTTCCACTCCAGACAATGCAGTTCAATCAATTAAACATGCAATTGAATTAGCAGAAAATGGTGGTAACATTATAGTTATCGCTGGTGATTATACTATTGCTGAAACATTATCAATCTCAAAAGATT is from Methanobrevibacter sp. and encodes:
- a CDS encoding ketopantoate reductase family protein; translated protein: MNILLIGAGGVGIGIATSVASQGANVSIYATGETAKSIKENGIRRTGLFTHYEIKDIPVYETYESIPKDTFDYIFIASKTTANENIAQNLNNHREILKSDTKIIIFQNGFGNDEPYLKYFLKNQVYCARVITGFTRPERYISEVTVYTEPILLGSLQNEDPSHLQEIADLITKSGIKCEVTDEVDKYLWAKMLYNCTLNPLGAILNKTYGELTENPYTLEIMNDIIDEIFEVIKSSPYTTFWDSSDDYKDIFYSKLVPDTYNHYSSTQQDIQKHIKTEIDSLTGKVIQLGEVNNINVSTNKIIYNMIKAIESTF